The Hippocampus zosterae strain Florida chromosome 10, ASM2543408v3, whole genome shotgun sequence genome contains the following window.
TAATGCATGGCTGGAAAGGAGCTCGAACTAAACTTTGACGTTTCTACAGTGAATAAAACCAAGTCCTGCTCTCTGTCATTGATGATTGTACGCAATGGACTGTATGCACGCATCACGTTCACATTTCATGTCATAAGGCAGCTAGCTTGgcaaataactcgacatactgtcctctctcttcttcttcGATGTCATGACGAATGCACGCAATCAAGCACCtacaaagcaatgacaaaaaaatcctccaaaaGTTGAAAAACGGTTTCAAACCACACAGGTGCACGCTTTTACCCGAAATGATGGTATCTTGGGAGATTTTACCGGAAATACGTCACAGCACTCGGTGCATAGAGTCCATTTTAATTCTGTGTTAACACTaacacatttttgcattttggtCGCTGAattatttgaaaacaataaatggtTCGTTTGGAATATGTCACAGTAGTTCAATTGTATCGTCCCAAGTTTTGTCAACTCGTTAACACTGTTTTTCTAATGAAATTTGAACAGGAAGACCCTGTACTCAGCTACAAATGTTGAATCCGGACCGCTCAGCACGACTCCTCAAGGAGATCCTGTCAACAACTTGGCCAAACAGAGACTTGATGACCCAATGGGAACCTGGAAACCGAGAGCTGAAGCATCCAACAGTTTCTTGGTTAAAGATGGTTTGGAAGCATCTTTACATACATTTTGCCGATGACCTTAGCACCTTTGACGATATGCCTTTGATTCCATTTGTGCCAGTGGAGGAATGCATGGAAAAAGTTCAACTTTTGCGCCTCAAATGTCCATCACCTATCATTCTCGTAGAACAGAACGAAACACAGCTGTTCTCTGAATGCCTTCTTGAACTTATGGAAAAACTTGGAGCTGTGGTCATGAAAAAACAGGATTCGTGTTTGCAGCATCCCCAACTCAAAAATTACATCCATCCGTGCTCTCCTGGAATGTTGCTACGAATTATGGGTAGATTGTCAATGCAACGTTTAGTGAGCCAAGTGTCATCGTTCTCTGTCCAAGAGAGGATTACACTCAGAAACTTCCTCTCCGGGTTGTCTGATgtcacagaaaaagaaaagcacactCTGCTTGAGCTTTCCATCTTCGAGAGAGTTGGGACCTGTGCAGAAGGTGTTTCAGCGTTTACATCACTGAGAGGGGCCAGAGCTTTGCATCATAGAGCAAAGTACCCACCAGATGTAAAATTATCTCTGTGCCTGGTTGGCTCCCGTGATGAGGAGTCCATTCGCCtcataaaaaaactaaaagtagCACAAGTGAAAACAAGTGAGTGTTTGAAAACGATCATCCATGATATTCAGAGTGGATTCTACACGCCAGATGAGATAACCAAAATTATGCTTTGGGCACTTCAACATTTGGCCTTCCTAAAGAATGAAAACTCATCTGTCATTGGATGGCTTTCTGCTCTTAAATTTATTGAACTGCCCTGTGGGAGGACCGTGACGGCCTCAGAACTTTTTGATCCAGATCTGGAGATTCTGCAGAATTTGTTTTACAAGGAAGATGAAACCAGATTTCCCACTCGTACATTCACCTCATCCCCTGATGTTCTCCATTCGCTGCGCCAGTTGGGGCTAAGAAATGAAGTACAACTCAGTGAGAAAGATGTTCTTGAAGTAGCAAAGACCATAGATGATTTACAAAGTCAGCCGGATCCTGAGTGGGAGTCCATAATAAAAAAGGCCGAAACACTTTTGCAGATTctcaacaaacaaaccaaactggTGAAATCAGCAGCTACTCAGGCGTCTTTGTTAAAACTCAGTTGGGTACCTGTCTGCAAAGAAAGGCCTCCCAACTACCCCAGATCCCTGACTTGGCTTGGGGATAATCTGAACATTAGTTCTCTGGTCGACATGTGTAACATATCTCATGCTGTGCTCGTGGGATCCTCTGTTGCCCTGGTCGAACACACGTCAGCCGGTATGAAGAAAGCATTGAAACTAACCGTCGAGCCACGGGTGGATCAGGTCTTGCAGCACCTCAAAGCTGTGAATGACTGGCATACATCTCAGTCCTTCACCACAGAGGATTGGTATCAGTTCCAGCAGATCCTGTTTGAGATATATGGCTTCATGCAAGCTCATCTTGAGAGCGCCAGAGAAGCAATGACAGCATTGACTTTTGATTGGGTGTGGACTGGGAAGACATTCTCACCTCCTGGCCAAACAGTGTTAAAACCCCTGCCCAATTTAGACCTCCAGCCATATCTGTACTCTCTTCCCAAAACAATGAGAAAGTTTCACAAGCTGTTCAAGTTTTGTGGTTCACTTGAAGAGGTTTGTCCAACCCATGTCATGGAAGTCATAACCACCATCCGAAAAAGAAGTGAAGGCGAGATCACCAAGGAGGAAAGCAAACATGATGTTCTGCTTTTGATCAACATCCTGCGGTGGCTTTACAACaatcaaatacatgttgacacgCACATGCATGTTCCTATTCTTAATTACAAGGATCCAAGCAAATTGGCAATGAGGCCCATTCATGAATGTACCTACTGTGACATCAAAGTAGACGATTTGAATGACCTACTTGACGATGCATCAGAGCCGATCATATTGGTCCATGACGACATCCCCATGAAAACTGCGGAGTGGCTGAAAGTGCCATGTCTGAGCACGAGGCTGATAAACCCAGAGAATCTTGGGTTCGAACAATCAGGTCAACGTGAACCTCTCACAGTTCGAATAAAGAACATCTTAGAGGAATATCCGTCTGTCGCAGACATTTTTAAAGAGCTTCTCCAGAATGCAGATGATGCAAGTGCAACTGAGTGTAGTTTTCTTATTGACATGAGAAAAAACACGGACATTCGAGAAAATCTCCTTGACCCGGGCATGATCGTGTGCCATGGACCGTCCTTGTGGTCTTTCAATAACTCGGTCTTCACAGATACGGACTTCCTAAACATTACTAGGTTAGGAGGGTCAATGAAAAGATGTGAGGCTGACAAAGTTGGCAAGTTTGGCTTGGGCTTCAACTCGGTTTATCACATCAGTGACATCCCAATTATCATGAGCAGAGAATTCATGATCATGTTTGATCCAAATATAAATCACATTAGCAAGCACATCAGAGATAAATCCAACCCAGGGATCAAAATCAACTGGAGCAAACAACAGAGACGCTTAAGGAAATTCCCGAACCAGTTCAAACCTTTCATAAATGTCTTCAATTGCCAGCTTCCTCTCGCCCAAGATTTACCGTACAAATACGATGGAACCTTATTCAGGCTCCCATTCAGAACCGAGCAGGAGGCCTCAGTGAGTGAAATTAGTAGTTTGTACTATAACACCACCGATATCTACTCCCTTGTTGATGAGTTCAGTATATGTGGCCATCGGTTCATTCTGTTCACTCAGCATGTTGGTTGTATGGTCCTAAAGTACCTGAAATATGAAGAACCAAATCCTGCCGGAGCTCAAGATGTCGTGACCATAAACAAGAGTGTGTGGTCGTCCAAAGCCTCATATGGACCTCTGAGTATCCTGAAATCTGCAGCTAAAGTAATGAAGAAAGTAGTAAACACCAATCGAGTACCCACTGACATTCCCAAATCCGGCTGCATCATTCGTGTTGTAGTGGAAGAGTTTCATAATGTCTTCAAACGTATAGTCGACCTCCATTCCCCATTGTTCAGGGGCTCAGAGGAAGATCCAAACCAGTACTTTGAATTGGCTGCCAAAGGGATTCAGACAAGACGGTTAACAGATGAAATGCCCCAGAAGGCAGTTGAGGTCACCAACTGGCTCATTTGCTCATGCATGGATGGAACTGAGGCACTCAAATTTTCACTCAGCGATAGTGGGAAAAGGCTTGGACTTGTGCCTTGCGGTGGAGTGGCTGTTCTACTTACAGAAGAGGAGAACAGGAAATGGACTGTTAGGTCAAATGCCATCCCGATAGGAGAGGTGTTCTGCTACTTGCCTCTCAGAATAAAAACAGGCCTACCTGTTCACATTAATGGCTGCTTTGCTGTGACTTCCAACCGCAAAGAGATCTGGAAGACAGACACAAAAGGAAGATGGAATTCCGTCTTCATGAGACATGTCATTGTTCAGGCATATTTGGCAGCACTCACGATGCTTCGTCTGATGGCCGAAAGTGGAGAGCTCCTTGACTACAGCTACTATGCGACATGGCCCGATCCAAGTCAGGTTCACGATGACTTCACATTAGTCAGTCAAGGGGTCTACCAAGAAATAGCCAagggaggtgatgaagagcaGGCCAAGTTTTTTTCTGATGGCACAACCTGGGTGTCGATCAAATATGTCAGGTTTCTCGATGACGCCCTCCTCTGTAAGGCAGACATCGGTCCTGCCGCTTTCAAGATTTTCTTAAAATATCTAAAGAAGAGTGGCTCCCAAAACCTTTGTGCTGTTGAGCTACCCGAATGGGTGAAGGAGGGATTTGATGATGCGGGATGTAAAAGGACCTTGATGGAAAACACCCTGACTGAAAAGGAATTCTTTGCAGATGTGTTTTTACCGCACATTGAGGAAATTGAAAAAGAGCTTCGAAATCCCTTAATGCTGTACGTCCTGAATGACAAAATGGAAGAATTTGCACCGATTCTCAAGGAAATTCCTTGTATCCCCTGCTCCAGTCCCAACAAGGAATTAGTTTTACCCTCACGACTCATTCACCCAGAAGGAAGAGTTGCCAAACTCTACAGCACTGATGATGGAAGATTTCCTGCCGGAACTTCTAAGGACTACCTAAACCCAGTATGCCTAGTCAAGCTTCTGCAGCTGGGCATGGTGAAGGATGATCTGTCGTGGGAAGATTTGATTGAACGCGCTGAATCGGTTGACGCTTTGAACGAGAGTGATCACGCAGCCGCATGCTTTCGCAGCAGCGTGCTGCTCAGCCTGATCGATGAGAAACTTAAGATGAGAGACCCAGGATCGCCCGAGCTGCTGGAAAAACTACGTGACATCAAGTTTCTCCCGTTTCTAACAAGACCCGCGGGGTTCTCACTACCATGGCATGGTAATAGCTTCTCCCCAACAACCATGTTCTCTGCAAGAGAGATCTTTACAACTGAGCATCAGGACATAGTATGTCTGATGAAGACGGTGTTGAATGAGAACTCACCATCTTTCAAAGGTTGTGGCGCAATGTCATTGGCTGTGAAAGACTGCCTGGGTCTAATAAAGAAGCCCTCGGTTGAACTAGTGATCAGTCAGCTCAAGAAACTATCTCAGGCATTTGATGGCGTCACTCTCTATCAAGAAAACATAACAAATGCCTGTTACAAGTATTTGCATGAGGAGATGCTTCAAAGTGAGAAAGCAAAAGGGAAGTTAACTGTGGAACTAAAAGCATTTAACTCTATTTTGGTAGAGAACACCTATGTGAATCCCTCCAAAGTTGCATTCCACTTAAATTTTGATGCTGCTCCACACCTTTACCAGCTCCCGAACAAATACAGGAACAGCTGTCGTGAGCTCTTTGAAAATGTCGGCGTACAGCCAAGCTTCACAGTTGATGACTTTTCATCGATACTTGAAATTATGAAACAACAATGTGGGCAAAGAACTCTCACGGAAGAAAACTTCCAGCTGAGTCGCAGAATTGTCAGTGAGGGAATATGGAGCTTGATACGTGATAAAAGTCCAGAATACTGCCAAGCAAATTATGGTGCCATTCTTTTACCAGACTCAAAGTTAATGCTGCAGCCATCGAAATCTCTGTGCTACAATGACTGTCCTTGGATCAAAGTCAGAGACTGTTCCGTGAAGTACTGCCATGGAGATATTCCAAGAGAGGTTGCCGTGAAACTCGGAGCAGTTCCGAAACGTCACAAGGCCTTGGAGAGGTACGCGTCAAATGTTTGTTTCACTGCACCTGGAAGTGAGTTTGGTCAAAAGGAAAAACTTACAAGTCGAATCAAAAGCATCCTGGATGCATATCCATCTGAGAAAGAGATGCTGAAAGAGCTGCTTCAAAATGCAGACGATGCCAAAGCTACTGAAATCTACTTTGTTTTTGATCCCAGAACACACCCCACCGAGAGAATATTTGATGACAAATGGATTCCCATGCAAGGTCCTGCACTTTGTGTGTACAACAATCAGCCTTTCACTGAAGATGATATCAGAGGAATACAAAACCTTGGAAGAGGAACAAAAGAGGCAAATCCAGGAAAAACTGGCCAATATGGCATAGGATTCAACTCCGTCTACCACATCACCGATTGTCCCTCATTCATCTCAAACAATGACATCCTGTGCATATTCGATCCACATGCACACTATGCACCCGGGGCAACGTCTGTGAGTCCTGGAAGAATGTTCAGAGACTTGGACTCTGACTTCCGATCTCAGTTCTCTGATGTCCTCAATCTGTATTTGGGAGCTCATTTTAAATTAGAACGCAGCACAATGTTCCGATTCCCCATTCGCTCTACGGATATGGCGAAGATATCAGAGATCAGCGCCATCCCAGCGTCAGACAGAATGGTCCAAAACCTCCTGGAAAAGCTAAAGAATGATGGCGCAGAGCTTCTTATGTTCCTGAACCACATGGAAAAAATATCAATCTGTGAAGTTAACAATGAAACAGGAGACCTAAACGTACTCTACTCTGTGATTGCAAAAATCACGGAGAGTGATCGCTTAAAACGCAAACAGTTCCATGCCTCGGTCATTGACAGTGTGACCAAAAAGAAGCAGCTCACTGCTATTCCAGTTCAACAGATAACCTACACAATGGACATAGAGGACACAGAAGGTAATTTGACCACTTGGATGATCTGCAATCGTTCTGGCTTCCCAAACATGGAACTTGTCTCAAAAAGTGTGATATCAGCGCACAAGAATGAGGACATAACACTCTTTCCACGTGGAGGAGTCGCGGCATGTGTTAGCCACAACTacaaaaaaccccacagagCTTTCTGCTTTCTGCCACTTTCGCTCGAAACCGGCCTCCCCTTTCATGTCAACGGACATTTTGCCCTGGACTCTGCCCGAAGAAACTTGTGGAGAGATGACAATGGAGTTGGGGTGAGGAGCGACTGGAATAATAATTTGATGACGTCACTGATAGCGCCCGCTTGTGTGGAACTGCTGATTCAGATCAAACGACGATGTTTCCCGGGTCCTGATCCAACTATGACCGTGCTACAGGGAACTCCCCTTCACGTTGCAAAAGATATCttgaaaaagtttttgtttttcttcccagtCAACAGAATGGACATCCAGCCAGATTGGTACTGCCTGGTCAAAGCCGTGTACAACTGCATCCACGTGGACCTGAAGCGCCTTCTGCCTGTCGTCAGAGCACCACAAATGGACAACTCTGACATGCACTCAGTCATTTACATCTCCTGGGCAACCACATCCACGGCTCCC
Protein-coding sequences here:
- the sacs gene encoding sacsin isoform X3 — encoded protein: MYDETEYGVESLWSPDMAEHQGTALYVYNDAVFTAEDWNGIQEIARSRKRDDPLKVGRFGIGFNSVYHISDVPSIFSGDQIAMLDPHQTLFGANESGQCWNLKTDVNEISKLSDQFAPYVGIFGSCEKTIKDGCFPGTLFRFPLRMKPSQLSSNLYNKEKVLELFESFKADADTVLLFLKCVQKISLHVRQSDGTERMLFQVTAQENTDDKLERTNSLATLAEAVDGYSNRVPSSIITCVTYQVSIETRDQTKKESRRMKWLVCNGVGGRGMCAELDSLADDLKFMPAIGIALPLTFVDRENEGATCGFSGRAFCFLPLPPGEEGETGLPVHVSGFFGLTDNRRSIKWRDVDQWRDPAALWNEILTITVIPQAYFILITEVIKRVQTKTDQDFPLSPRRTYVAWPDPDRVKSRWKPILQPLFHDLLRHRVFYSLSESWVSLDQAVFSELNLDKDISQTVINYLQSSGMQVVQVPPAVDSVLAAYGTLESAEVRKITPPLLRQLVRKSKHNGPLEEKLLLLEFVLSDANYSDLLGLELLPLQDGTVATFSSSVTEKDSVYIPSADYPRSLYPGLEGRFVLERIKPSVMERLKEAAKSRVQRYLWGCSGRPCTQLQMLNPDRSARLLKEILSTTWPNRDLMTQWEPGNRELKHPTVSWLKMVWKHLYIHFADDLSTFDDMPLIPFVPVEECMEKVQLLRLKCPSPIILVEQNETQLFSECLLELMEKLGAVVMKKQDSCLQHPQLKNYIHPCSPGMLLRIMGRLSMQRLVSQVSSFSVQERITLRNFLSGLSDVTEKEKHTLLELSIFERVGTCAEGVSAFTSLRGARALHHRAKYPPDVKLSLCLVGSRDEESIRLIKKLKVAQVKTSECLKTIIHDIQSGFYTPDEITKIMLWALQHLAFLKNENSSVIGWLSALKFIELPCGRTVTASELFDPDLEILQNLFYKEDETRFPTRTFTSSPDVLHSLRQLGLRNEVQLSEKDVLEVAKTIDDLQSQPDPEWESIIKKAETLLQILNKQTKLVKSAATQASLLKLSWVPVCKERPPNYPRSLTWLGDNLNISSLVDMCNISHAVLVGSSVALVEHTSAGMKKALKLTVEPRVDQVLQHLKAVNDWHTSQSFTTEDWYQFQQILFEIYGFMQAHLESAREAMTALTFDWVWTGKTFSPPGQTVLKPLPNLDLQPYLYSLPKTMRKFHKLFKFCGSLEEVCPTHVMEVITTIRKRSEGEITKEESKHDVLLLINILRWLYNNQIHVDTHMHVPILNYKDPSKLAMRPIHECTYCDIKVDDLNDLLDDASEPIILVHDDIPMKTAEWLKVPCLSTRLINPENLGFEQSGQREPLTVRIKNILEEYPSVADIFKELLQNADDASATECSFLIDMRKNTDIRENLLDPGMIVCHGPSLWSFNNSVFTDTDFLNITRLGGSMKRCEADKVGKFGLGFNSVYHISDIPIIMSREFMIMFDPNINHISKHIRDKSNPGIKINWSKQQRRLRKFPNQFKPFINVFNCQLPLAQDLPYKYDGTLFRLPFRTEQEASVSEISSLYYNTTDIYSLVDEFSICGHRFILFTQHVGCMVLKYLKYEEPNPAGAQDVVTINKSVWSSKASYGPLSILKSAAKVMKKVVNTNRVPTDIPKSGCIIRVVVEEFHNVFKRIVDLHSPLFRGSEEDPNQYFELAAKGIQTRRLTDEMPQKAVEVTNWLICSCMDGTEALKFSLSDSGKRLGLVPCGGVAVLLTEEENRKWTVRSNAIPIGEVFCYLPLRIKTGLPVHINGCFAVTSNRKEIWKTDTKGRWNSVFMRHVIVQAYLAALTMLRLMAESGELLDYSYYATWPDPSQVHDDFTLVSQGVYQEIAKGGDEEQAKFFSDGTTWVSIKYVRFLDDALLCKADIGPAAFKIFLKYLKKSGSQNLCAVELPEWVKEGFDDAGCKRTLMENTLTEKEFFADVFLPHIEEIEKELRNPLMLYVLNDKMEEFAPILKEIPCIPCSSPNKELVLPSRLIHPEGRVAKLYSTDDGRFPAGTSKDYLNPVCLVKLLQLGMVKDDLSWEDLIERAESVDALNESDHAAACFRSSVLLSLIDEKLKMRDPGSPELLEKLRDIKFLPFLTRPAGFSLPWHGNSFSPTTMFSAREIFTTEHQDIVCLMKTVLNENSPSFKGCGAMSLAVKDCLGLIKKPSVELVISQLKKLSQAFDGVTLYQENITNACYKYLHEEMLQSEKAKGKLTVELKAFNSILVENTYVNPSKVAFHLNFDAAPHLYQLPNKYRNSCRELFENVGVQPSFTVDDFSSILEIMKQQCGQRTLTEENFQLSRRIVSEGIWSLIRDKSPEYCQANYGAILLPDSKLMLQPSKSLCYNDCPWIKVRDCSVKYCHGDIPREVAVKLGAVPKRHKALERYASNVCFTAPGSEFGQKEKLTSRIKSILDAYPSEKEMLKELLQNADDAKATEIYFVFDPRTHPTERIFDDKWIPMQGPALCVYNNQPFTEDDIRGIQNLGRGTKEANPGKTGQYGIGFNSVYHITDCPSFISNNDILCIFDPHAHYAPGATSVSPGRMFRDLDSDFRSQFSDVLNLYLGAHFKLERSTMFRFPIRSTDMAKISEISAIPASDRMVQNLLEKLKNDGAELLMFLNHMEKISICEVNNETGDLNVLYSVIAKITESDRLKRKQFHASVIDSVTKKKQLTAIPVQQITYTMDIEDTEGNLTTWMICNRSGFPNMELVSKSVISAHKNEDITLFPRGGVAACVSHNYKKPHRAFCFLPLSLETGLPFHVNGHFALDSARRNLWRDDNGVGVRSDWNNNLMTSLIAPACVELLIQIKRRCFPGPDPTMTVLQGTPLHVAKDILKKFLFFFPVNRMDIQPDWYCLVKAVYNCIHVDLKRLLPVVRAPQMDNSDMHSVIYISWATTSTAPKGRAFFDNLLQDELQNLKNAEYNITSRKSVAENVYRLKTLLLDIGFNLVHSCDETANLYLCLEDAGIAVSYVTPAEVRNFLHTFSSPDTSCLVGKLPCRLQQSNYKHVHNLKLIVDYCFKDVEMDGTVIEGLPLLLTMDNILQVFDSKRQKFLTSHHELIPSRKEMFVNTMHLKYSAILLKAGLAKVFDISSFGDLLGSVLPREYRTKVPVKWRDTFGSESWLKGLWNFISENVALTEEQQDIKPNFDTVLDILKDWALVPGIKFMAREKLVIPEYDMLLPLSLMNIAIFPHGQNDKIFHTLMKAGCIQLAVNKICLKENPLMPFLSHHTANIENPSSVLKALEYMIQTSTFKAGGLTDKDFEVLMLYFTCNLASLTQQDAQSLKLLPCFKAVSGRYISISNYGSTYVLAKNIPTADIEKWAHTATCAFLADSSQLRELYTFLGCMPIDDIQIYLHHLLPKFESLSYHAKAEHVVYLKDRLLSMEESCEMRDHLFEKLEGLTFIYDYSNRLRPAKFFFDQTVKVFEVMLPAKSFIPSDFFRKVEQFSKLKNVSLSFTPWITFLRKIGLKHEVSQQQILQFAKEVSIKSQTESWNKDKVQNIIDVLLNHIFKERVDLFQGTFLKELSLIPFLCPERAPKELIKLHSQYQEMNGTLPLIRFSGSQVNPKFKQTDVIHLLWTACPILPEKATPSSIKEQEGTTLTGQEQLDQVLATLGVNLDPPLDKVICNCKNVCNISNPDDEMVKTRNKVLRSTYEFLNAEKRDFRNQLRGVAFVMVEDGLKLLKPEEVVINLDNESDFKPYLYKLPLDLGTFHQLFKLLGTEDVVSTKQYVEVLCRIHRSSEGKQLDPNEMRTVKRAVSGLFKALHNEPVEIRKDLESLRDLLFYLPSHDGRLAKSSSLVYDDAPHYKSRIQGNVGVQMLVDLSQCYLGKDHTYHTKLIMLLPQNLRPRLLSSILEEQLDEESPKMCQFGALCSLQGRLQLLLSSEQFITGLIRIMKHENDNAYLVNEEKAIRLCKALCEGLKVSCFEKLQTTLRVKGCSPIPHSRSETLAFLKRYGAAVIHLYIQHSDSKDINFLLALAMTLKSATDNLISDTSYLIAMLGCNDIYRITEKLDNLGVKYDSTEPSKLELPLPGTPIPAEIHCTLLMDPMNVFYPGEYVGYLVDSEGGDVYGSYHPTYTYAIIVQEVEREGEENATFLGKCFQIDIGYSEYKIVSSLDLYKFSRQDESANVQESSAPSTPTSPDSRNSGKQMAHPLFASRDNQRPPTQKQSPKKIKLKALPEILKEVTSVVEQAWKLPETERKKILRRLYLKWHPDKNAENLDIATEVFKHLQNEINRMEKQPLADPQNTDRASRRPFSTSSARFQSEKSSFQRFYSSWNQEATSHKPDRQQARGDCPSYGASHSHNHRFFVPPTFKTVGNPVEARRWLRQARANYSAARNDLHKNANEWVCFKCYLATKLALIAADYAVRGKSDKDVKPTALAQKVEEYNSHLSGLASDVQILEGYGVDSLRTRYPDLLPFPQIPNDRFTSEVAMRVMECTARIIIKLENFVQQKM